A portion of the Vibrio coralliirubri genome contains these proteins:
- a CDS encoding DUF945 family protein, producing MEQLRKIGAIGGAISLALCWPLAVGQIGQNAITDGVAKLNNSSIQAEIVEYDRGYLSSNVTTRLTVTDENLKEQLAIDGLPSEFVINSAVSHGLVSLNALSTFENTDILPLTLTTSTELNGNTDFNFELSQFNHQGSDENGTSVSITKSNLSGHATVLGQVDYELSIPSVQIDFETGEEVTLSNLKGVGSGQQAKGYWLGTQNFTIDSFLVSDSAMQPFMTIENSKYDFESHLDEATKRLRSNLKLDIANIETSEGQLNNLNVDFEMSKLDSESFEKIFEIYQSNPVMTQEDVAEIIPFIDILFAKGFDLSMNNMSLELGKGQFESKWLVSVPEGTENISSNPSMIMPALTGNVHSSFSNELVEEYPFIREGIDELLVMEMIKETESGYEISADLENGNLVFENGQEIPLIALLMPVFVQ from the coding sequence ATGGAACAGTTAAGAAAAATTGGTGCAATTGGCGGCGCAATCTCATTGGCACTTTGTTGGCCACTAGCGGTTGGCCAAATTGGACAAAATGCTATTACCGATGGCGTTGCAAAGCTTAACAATTCAAGCATTCAAGCTGAGATCGTGGAATACGATAGAGGTTACTTGTCTTCCAACGTAACCACACGTCTAACTGTGACGGATGAAAACCTGAAAGAGCAACTTGCGATTGATGGGCTGCCGAGTGAGTTTGTCATCAATAGTGCAGTTAGCCACGGTTTGGTGAGCCTAAATGCACTGTCGACGTTTGAGAATACCGATATTCTGCCTTTAACTCTGACGACTAGCACTGAGCTAAACGGCAACACTGACTTTAACTTCGAGTTAAGCCAGTTCAATCATCAAGGTTCTGATGAGAATGGTACTTCGGTATCGATCACTAAATCGAACCTTTCTGGCCATGCGACTGTTTTAGGCCAAGTTGATTACGAGCTTTCAATCCCTTCAGTTCAAATTGATTTTGAAACCGGTGAAGAGGTAACGCTATCTAATCTGAAAGGTGTGGGTTCAGGCCAACAAGCGAAAGGCTACTGGTTAGGTACTCAGAATTTTACTATCGATAGCTTCTTGGTTTCAGATTCTGCAATGCAGCCTTTCATGACCATTGAAAACTCTAAGTACGATTTTGAATCGCATCTAGATGAAGCAACTAAGCGTCTGCGCAGCAACCTTAAGCTGGATATTGCAAACATCGAGACCAGTGAAGGCCAGTTGAACAACCTAAACGTCGATTTTGAAATGTCGAAGTTGGATAGCGAGTCGTTTGAGAAAATCTTTGAGATTTACCAATCTAATCCTGTGATGACGCAAGAAGACGTTGCAGAGATCATTCCATTTATCGATATCCTGTTTGCTAAAGGTTTCGACCTTTCAATGAACAACATGTCACTAGAGCTAGGTAAAGGGCAGTTCGAATCTAAGTGGTTGGTGAGCGTACCGGAAGGGACCGAAAACATCAGCAGTAACCCTTCGATGATCATGCCTGCATTAACGGGCAACGTTCACTCTAGCTTCTCAAATGAACTTGTTGAAGAGTACCCATTCATCCGTGAAGGCATCGATGAATTGCTTGTGATGGAAATGATCAAGGAAACAGAAAGTGGTTATGAAATCAGCGCTGACTTAGAAAATGGAAACCTAGTGTTCGAAAATGGACAAGAAATTCCATTAATCGCTCTACTTATGCCGGTTTTTGTTCAATAA
- a CDS encoding ATP-binding protein, translating into MNQYAVICLDNNPVSIERIRSELAPLASVFDIYTAENIEDAHHALEDIHDHNQTVALVITHHHSEFNGVQFLIELEQLPHSNTARTILVSASSDIQSILTAVNEGRLNHCLTKPVQDQVLFKSAQKELTSFVIQYDSENLLSYSDALDQQRLLRAHIEQKIHSFQSGFIHDYHQLSDNALAERVVSALQDVFSKDDKTKAIRDYSPEHLLTVEGEDNRFLWLIIEGEAALYKKDELGQQREVVRHSKGNIVGGMSFVTGEPSFSTAITLTQTRVIKLDKDSFAQVMHSNNTLLPLFTNLLLRHFNRRLQRSITNKIKLQQTLESLESAHQQLIEKEKMAMLGQLVAGVAHELNNPIAAILRSIETLSEHLDQILANLSVPESNKGTDVLAHSKLAKPLSTAQERQLVKHLTSTIDDRALAKKAVRLNLSQDSTVLDTLKESPVAGKELLNDLEHYHYVGNSIRSIQVCSKRIADMVKSLKSYAREDEEVRHYTDIHEGLEDTLVIFENRLKHHQLEKHYDTDLPPLLCQSLSLQQVWTNLISNALDALSERGKVSITTSQQTKGDDTFLVVQISDTGHGIAKEDINTIFNPNFTTKKEGNFGLGIGLSISQQIVSAHQGFILVESEVGSHTNMQVWLPFKQEGSPHE; encoded by the coding sequence GTGAATCAATACGCTGTTATCTGTTTGGACAATAATCCGGTTAGCATTGAAAGAATACGTTCGGAGCTGGCTCCGTTGGCTTCTGTATTCGATATTTATACTGCCGAGAACATAGAAGATGCTCATCACGCATTAGAAGATATTCATGATCACAACCAAACCGTAGCCTTGGTGATCACTCATCATCATTCTGAATTTAATGGCGTGCAATTTCTGATTGAACTCGAACAGCTGCCCCATAGTAATACCGCAAGAACGATATTAGTCAGCGCTTCGTCAGACATTCAATCCATTCTAACCGCTGTAAATGAAGGCAGGCTCAACCACTGTTTAACCAAACCGGTTCAAGATCAGGTTCTGTTCAAGTCAGCGCAAAAAGAGCTGACCTCTTTTGTCATCCAATACGACTCAGAAAACCTGCTCTCTTACAGTGATGCATTGGATCAACAGCGCTTACTCAGAGCGCACATTGAACAAAAGATTCACTCTTTCCAATCGGGTTTCATTCACGACTACCACCAGCTTTCGGATAATGCCCTTGCAGAGCGCGTCGTCAGTGCCTTACAAGATGTGTTTTCAAAAGATGACAAAACCAAGGCCATTCGTGACTACTCCCCAGAACATCTACTCACAGTAGAAGGCGAAGACAATCGCTTTTTATGGCTGATCATTGAGGGTGAAGCGGCTTTATATAAGAAAGATGAACTCGGGCAACAGCGGGAAGTGGTTCGTCACTCCAAAGGGAATATTGTTGGCGGGATGTCATTTGTGACAGGCGAGCCTTCGTTTTCTACCGCGATCACCCTAACGCAAACACGCGTTATCAAGCTGGATAAAGATAGCTTTGCTCAGGTGATGCATTCAAACAATACCCTGCTGCCTTTATTTACCAATCTATTGCTTCGTCATTTCAATCGACGTTTGCAACGCAGCATCACCAATAAGATCAAACTGCAGCAAACACTGGAGTCGTTAGAATCTGCACATCAACAACTGATCGAAAAAGAGAAAATGGCGATGCTCGGACAGCTTGTCGCGGGAGTCGCACATGAGCTGAATAACCCGATTGCAGCCATATTGAGAAGCATCGAAACTTTGTCAGAACATCTCGACCAGATATTGGCAAACCTATCTGTTCCAGAGTCCAATAAAGGGACTGACGTACTGGCACATTCAAAGTTAGCTAAGCCACTATCAACAGCCCAAGAAAGACAGCTCGTAAAGCATCTTACGTCGACTATTGATGACCGTGCTTTAGCAAAAAAAGCCGTGAGACTAAACCTAAGCCAAGACTCTACGGTTTTAGACACATTAAAAGAGTCCCCTGTCGCAGGCAAAGAGCTGCTCAATGACTTAGAGCATTACCACTATGTTGGAAACTCTATCCGCTCGATTCAAGTGTGCAGCAAGCGTATTGCCGATATGGTCAAAAGCCTAAAAAGCTATGCTAGAGAAGATGAAGAAGTTCGCCACTACACAGATATCCACGAAGGGCTGGAAGATACCTTAGTGATCTTCGAAAACAGGCTTAAACACCACCAACTCGAAAAGCATTACGATACCGACTTACCGCCTTTATTGTGCCAGTCGCTCTCGCTGCAACAAGTGTGGACCAACCTTATCTCCAATGCGCTCGATGCCCTTTCTGAACGAGGAAAAGTGTCCATCACCACTTCTCAACAGACAAAAGGCGACGACACGTTTCTTGTGGTGCAAATCTCCGATACTGGCCACGGCATTGCCAAAGAAGACATTAACACCATTTTCAACCCAAATTTCACGACCAAAAAAGAAGGCAACTTTGGTTTAGGGATTGGGTTATCCATTTCTCAACAAATCGTTTCGGCTCATCAAGGGTTTATTTTGGTGGAGTCAGAGGTAGGCAGTCATACAAACATGCAAGTGTGGCTTCCATTCAAACAAGAAGGATCACCTCATGAATAA
- a CDS encoding TfoX/Sxy family DNA transformation protein produces MTETAFINYVNQFGEHQKRSMFGGIGLFQNDAMFALLSEGCLFIRGGKSLDKKLTDLDCEKYRHVKKQTTATVNYYDITDLFTCEHPELDSIIRTSIDNSIQQRSFKKSSASRRLRDLPNMQLTLERMVKKAGVDDVSMFMQLGAPEVFNKVREAYGNDVDLKLLWKFAGAIDGIHWKLLQEPRKQQLLKSCH; encoded by the coding sequence ATGACCGAGACAGCATTTATTAATTACGTGAATCAATTTGGTGAGCATCAAAAACGTTCTATGTTCGGAGGTATTGGCCTCTTTCAAAATGACGCTATGTTCGCTTTATTGAGTGAAGGTTGTTTATTCATTAGAGGTGGAAAATCATTAGATAAAAAACTGACCGATCTTGATTGTGAAAAGTATCGTCATGTAAAGAAGCAGACAACAGCAACCGTAAACTATTACGACATTACGGATCTGTTTACCTGTGAACATCCTGAATTGGATAGTATTATTCGTACTTCAATCGATAATTCAATTCAGCAGCGTAGCTTCAAGAAATCATCAGCTAGCCGTAGATTAAGAGATCTACCAAACATGCAGCTTACGTTAGAACGCATGGTTAAAAAGGCGGGTGTGGATGATGTTTCAATGTTTATGCAGTTGGGCGCGCCTGAAGTGTTTAATAAGGTTCGCGAAGCGTACGGAAACGATGTTGACCTTAAACTACTTTGGAAATTTGCGGGTGCAATTGATGGTATTCATTGGAAACTATTACAAGAGCCACGCAAGCAGCAATTACTAAAGAGCTGCCACTAA
- a CDS encoding response regulator produces the protein MNKYLILCVDDEPEVLNSVLQDLAIFEENFLVEGAESVDEAKQVIKEMGQDGIKLALILCDHIMPEKTGIDFLIELNQHDATKPTRKLLLTGQAGLEDTVTAINNAALDFYISKPWQGDQLRDTITQQLTDYVIANDKQLLNWTSILDTERILTSMADKRTSFGE, from the coding sequence ATGAATAAGTACCTAATTTTATGTGTCGATGATGAACCTGAAGTTCTCAATAGTGTCCTTCAAGACTTGGCGATATTTGAAGAGAACTTTCTGGTTGAAGGTGCTGAGTCTGTCGATGAAGCCAAGCAAGTCATCAAAGAAATGGGACAAGATGGTATTAAGCTCGCGTTAATCTTGTGCGACCACATCATGCCAGAAAAGACCGGCATCGATTTTCTGATCGAACTAAACCAACACGACGCGACTAAACCAACGCGTAAGCTGTTGCTCACAGGGCAAGCTGGGCTAGAAGATACCGTCACGGCCATTAACAACGCAGCACTTGATTTCTATATTTCAAAACCTTGGCAAGGCGACCAACTGAGAGACACGATTACTCAACAATTGACTGACTATGTCATTGCCAACGACAAGCAATTGCTTAACTGGACTTCGATCTTAGATACCGAGCGCATACTGACTTCAATGGCGGATAAACGCACCAGTTTTGGTGAATAG